The following coding sequences lie in one Bacteroides helcogenes P 36-108 genomic window:
- a CDS encoding tetratricopeptide repeat protein → MRNTALLISLLVLFLSACTSRNSGNLLAQADSLMQECPDSALHLLQDIPANRLKTEADRAYYALLLTQARDKNYIVQTDDSLIQTAVRYYNSIKESKMQAKAYYYWGSVCRDRNEQAKATDKFLCAIPFAQKAGNKVLLGQIYANMGYIYYLQNFYEKADTVYRKAEQISIQLEDTFLRITILTMQGNIQLYQKHYPQAKKELLQAQSLLINIKEDAIKANVLSALSTLYVRTGESTKALQYAKQSFKLQKDTTHCYRTFLELGDAYYQTKQYDSATIYIKKSFASPSYSTKEAAYMRLADIAKAKGDTSLSLNLEQFHSAYKDSANLFLQRTEINEAERTIEMLQQRTLYESYLKEYRYYILISVLIGFGSIYLLRKRYLKKLYLQKQKALLKEKELRRQYFFVKEETKQKEEQIAALQQKITQQYIDEAQKEQMQEELDKLNKQHIMLLRKVLDYSDVYNKMKQIIADCKEHGISKVTLTDDEWIRFMAETEKTGTLSKLAAEHKFSKNETHYCYLLFTDFSIKEKMQILKIAHATLYRTEQRICKKMNVPYQANGLQKLLRSIISTTSADT, encoded by the coding sequence ATGAGAAATACTGCTTTACTCATATCCCTGCTGGTCCTATTCCTATCTGCCTGCACCAGCAGGAACAGTGGAAATCTGCTGGCACAAGCTGACTCGCTGATGCAAGAATGCCCGGACAGTGCACTGCACCTGCTGCAAGACATCCCAGCAAACAGATTGAAGACAGAAGCCGACCGCGCCTACTATGCGCTGCTGTTGACGCAGGCACGGGACAAAAACTACATAGTGCAGACTGATGACTCGCTGATACAAACAGCCGTGCGCTATTATAACTCCATAAAAGAAAGTAAAATGCAAGCGAAAGCCTATTATTATTGGGGCAGCGTTTGCAGAGACAGAAATGAGCAAGCCAAAGCTACAGATAAATTTCTCTGTGCAATTCCTTTTGCACAAAAAGCAGGAAACAAAGTGTTGCTCGGACAAATATACGCCAATATGGGATACATTTATTACCTGCAAAATTTCTATGAAAAAGCAGATACCGTTTATCGGAAAGCCGAGCAAATCAGTATCCAATTGGAAGACACTTTCCTGAGGATTACAATCCTCACCATGCAAGGGAACATACAACTCTACCAAAAGCATTATCCACAAGCGAAAAAGGAACTGCTACAAGCACAATCCCTTTTAATAAATATCAAAGAAGATGCTATTAAAGCAAATGTCCTTTCTGCACTGAGCACACTGTATGTCAGAACCGGAGAGAGTACAAAAGCACTACAATATGCCAAGCAAAGCTTCAAGCTGCAAAAAGATACGACACACTGTTACCGTACCTTTTTGGAATTGGGAGATGCGTATTACCAAACGAAACAATACGACTCTGCCACCATATATATAAAGAAAAGCTTTGCATCGCCAAGCTATAGCACCAAAGAAGCAGCCTATATGCGCTTGGCCGATATAGCAAAAGCAAAAGGCGACACTTCCCTATCTCTCAATTTGGAACAGTTCCATTCTGCTTATAAAGACAGCGCGAACTTGTTTCTGCAGAGAACCGAAATCAACGAGGCAGAACGAACCATAGAAATGTTGCAGCAACGGACATTGTACGAATCTTATCTAAAAGAATATCGCTACTACATTCTCATCTCAGTACTCATAGGCTTTGGAAGCATTTATCTATTGCGAAAACGTTATCTCAAGAAACTCTATCTGCAAAAACAAAAAGCTCTCTTAAAAGAAAAAGAACTGCGCCGACAATACTTTTTTGTGAAAGAAGAAACGAAACAGAAAGAGGAACAAATAGCCGCCCTGCAACAAAAAATAACACAGCAGTACATTGACGAAGCCCAAAAGGAACAAATGCAGGAGGAACTGGATAAATTGAATAAACAACACATTATGCTACTAAGAAAGGTGTTGGATTATTCGGATGTATACAATAAAATGAAGCAAATCATTGCAGATTGCAAAGAGCACGGAATCTCCAAGGTGACATTGACAGACGATGAATGGATTAGATTTATGGCAGAAACAGAGAAAACAGGCACTCTCTCAAAACTGGCTGCTGAACATAAATTCAGTAAAAACGAAACCCATTACTGCTATCTGCTATTTACAGACTTCTCTATCAAAGAAAAAATGCAAATCTTGAAAATTGCCCACGCCACCCTCTACCGGACTGAACAGAGAATTTGCAAAAAGATGAATGTCCCTTATCAGGCAAATGGATTACAAAAACTGCTAAGAAGCATAATAAGCACTACTTCTGCTGATACATGA
- a CDS encoding ATP-binding protein, translating to METVKRIPYGVASFERVIEENMYYVDKTMYLPLLEQQPDSLFFIRPRRFGKSLFLNMLQAYYDINKKDKFEKWFGQLWIGQQPTPMQGKYQILSLDFSQVGGDISQLQEKFEDYCSMKLDSFAVVYESYYYPGFARDMKEKKFMSSKLNYLADQNSLYGNSLYLIIDEYDNFTNVVLNEQGEEVYHALTHASGFYREVFKKFKGMFNRIFITGVSPVTLDDLTSGFNIGWHLSTNPQFNRMLGFSLEEVRAMFRYYQEAGALQGDIEGMIEEMKPWYDNYCFAKSSLLNGEHMFNSDMVLYYLQNRVNFNCTPENMVDPNTRTDYSKMKKLIRLDKLDGDRKGVLRRITEEGQIITDLVTSFPASQLTDPEIFSSLLFYYGMLTIKGTRGDRIILGIPNNNVRKQYYEYALEDYQSHHTISFNGLKDLFDNMAFDGRWQDAMTFIARAYKENSSVRSAIEGERNLQGFFTAYLSICSYYLIAPEVELNHGFCDLFLMPDHSRYPEVAHSYIIELKYLTVKDSAEKAQTQWEDAVRQIHGYAEGSKVQQMCRGTELHRIVMQFRGWELERMEEVY from the coding sequence ATGGAAACAGTAAAAAGAATACCCTACGGAGTGGCAAGCTTCGAGCGCGTGATAGAAGAAAACATGTACTACGTGGACAAGACCATGTACCTGCCCCTGCTGGAGCAGCAACCGGACAGCCTTTTCTTTATCCGCCCCCGCAGGTTCGGGAAGAGCCTCTTCCTCAATATGCTGCAGGCCTACTACGACATCAACAAGAAAGACAAGTTTGAGAAGTGGTTCGGGCAGTTGTGGATAGGGCAGCAGCCCACACCGATGCAAGGGAAGTACCAGATACTTTCGCTGGACTTCTCGCAAGTGGGGGGAGACATCAGCCAGTTGCAGGAAAAATTCGAGGACTATTGTTCCATGAAATTGGATTCCTTTGCCGTTGTTTACGAGTCCTATTACTATCCCGGATTTGCCCGGGACATGAAAGAAAAGAAATTCATGAGCAGCAAGCTGAATTACCTGGCCGACCAGAACAGCCTGTACGGCAATTCCCTCTACCTCATCATCGACGAATACGACAACTTCACCAACGTGGTGCTCAACGAGCAGGGCGAAGAAGTCTATCACGCCCTGACCCACGCCAGCGGATTCTACCGCGAAGTGTTCAAGAAATTCAAGGGGATGTTCAACCGCATCTTCATCACCGGCGTAAGCCCCGTCACCCTGGATGACCTCACCAGCGGCTTCAACATAGGCTGGCATCTATCCACCAACCCGCAGTTCAACCGGATGCTCGGATTCAGCCTGGAAGAAGTACGCGCCATGTTCCGCTACTACCAAGAAGCGGGAGCCTTGCAGGGAGACATCGAGGGGATGATAGAGGAAATGAAGCCGTGGTACGATAACTACTGCTTCGCCAAAAGCAGCCTGCTCAATGGCGAGCACATGTTCAACAGCGACATGGTGCTCTATTACCTGCAAAACAGGGTGAACTTCAACTGTACACCCGAAAATATGGTGGACCCCAATACCCGCACGGACTACAGCAAGATGAAGAAGCTCATCCGGCTCGACAAGCTCGACGGCGACCGCAAGGGCGTGCTCCGCAGGATTACGGAAGAAGGGCAGATTATCACCGACCTCGTCACCTCCTTCCCAGCCAGCCAACTGACCGACCCGGAGATATTCTCCAGCCTACTCTTCTACTACGGGATGCTTACCATAAAAGGCACCCGCGGAGACCGGATTATACTGGGCATCCCCAACAACAACGTACGAAAACAGTACTACGAATATGCCCTGGAAGACTATCAAAGCCATCACACCATCAGCTTCAACGGGCTGAAGGATTTGTTCGACAATATGGCTTTCGACGGCCGATGGCAGGATGCCATGACCTTCATCGCCCGCGCCTACAAGGAAAACTCCTCCGTACGCAGCGCCATCGAGGGCGAGCGCAACCTGCAAGGCTTCTTCACCGCCTACCTCAGCATCTGCTCCTACTACCTCATCGCCCCCGAAGTGGAGCTGAACCACGGCTTCTGCGACCTCTTCCTCATGCCCGACCACAGCCGCTATCCCGAAGTGGCGCACAGCTACATCATTGAGCTGAAGTACCTCACCGTGAAGGACTCCGCCGAGAAAGCCCAGACCCAATGGGAGGATGCCGTGCGGCAAATCCACGGCTATGCCGAAGGCAGCAAAGTGCAGCAGATGTGCCGGGGCACAGAGCTGCACCGCATCGTGATGCAGTTCCGGGGATGGGAGCTGGAAAGGATGGAGGAGGTATATTAA
- a CDS encoding ATP-binding protein, with protein MKKIITILFLAFLCAYSQIHAQNRADELMKQAQENLAKKEYTKARYLFLQAYNTFSSQEQYRKAVECGINASALYHRENYYKEAFELLRGAEMTVAAGEQKNGKAMPELHFLINKERLQMYIGLKNPTRAKEQLSKLEETAEASRNDSLNNDLLYTQANYYYTFGQNAQGDAAINRLIGKYKEQKNYDKVSECYKTLINIARKANNAILTARTYEKYILWTDSVKALTAQDELNVLKRKYDESLATIQDKDNSLSAKQYVIIGLCVLAAILAATLIFGAIVLLRFVVLTRKQKKAISIANEHNELKTQFIRNISAQMEPTLDTLDSSLPGVKALRGFSNHIQELSELESTLSEPYEMQEKNISTFCETVMDKIKGKTQEGVSVTVNAPKLNVKINPEHLERILLHLLENAAEYTPVGGKIWLDFKKRGAHTHQFVISDTGCGIPEEQRENIFKPFAEIKDLTQGDGLGLPICSLIATKMNGSLTLDGSYTKGARFVLELHA; from the coding sequence ATGAAAAAAATAATTACTATCCTTTTCCTGGCATTCTTGTGTGCCTACAGCCAGATTCATGCGCAAAACCGCGCTGACGAATTGATGAAACAAGCCCAAGAAAATCTTGCGAAAAAAGAATATACCAAGGCCCGTTATCTTTTCCTTCAGGCCTACAATACTTTCTCATCTCAAGAACAATACCGGAAGGCCGTAGAATGCGGCATCAATGCCAGTGCCCTTTACCATCGGGAGAACTATTACAAAGAAGCTTTTGAATTACTCCGCGGCGCCGAAATGACAGTGGCCGCCGGTGAGCAGAAAAACGGCAAAGCCATGCCCGAACTACATTTCCTCATTAATAAAGAGCGTCTGCAAATGTATATCGGCCTGAAAAATCCCACTCGTGCCAAGGAGCAGTTGTCCAAGCTTGAAGAAACCGCCGAAGCTTCCCGCAATGACTCGCTGAACAATGATCTGCTTTATACTCAGGCCAATTATTACTACACTTTCGGACAAAACGCCCAAGGAGACGCCGCCATCAATCGCCTGATTGGAAAATACAAGGAACAAAAAAATTACGATAAGGTGAGCGAGTGCTACAAGACCCTTATCAATATTGCCCGCAAAGCCAATAATGCAATATTGACAGCCCGTACTTACGAAAAATACATCTTGTGGACCGATTCGGTAAAGGCGCTCACTGCCCAAGACGAACTGAACGTGCTGAAACGGAAGTATGACGAAAGTCTGGCAACCATCCAAGACAAGGATAATTCGCTAAGTGCCAAACAATACGTCATCATAGGACTTTGTGTTCTCGCTGCCATCCTTGCTGCAACATTGATATTCGGCGCTATCGTATTACTGCGTTTCGTCGTATTGACCCGCAAGCAAAAAAAAGCTATCAGCATCGCCAATGAGCACAATGAACTAAAAACCCAATTCATCCGGAATATATCCGCCCAAATGGAACCAACTTTAGACACGCTGGATTCTTCATTGCCTGGTGTCAAAGCTCTGCGTGGCTTCTCCAACCACATTCAGGAACTGTCGGAACTTGAAAGTACCTTGTCCGAACCTTACGAAATGCAGGAAAAGAACATATCCACATTCTGCGAAACCGTAATGGACAAGATTAAAGGAAAAACGCAAGAAGGTGTGTCTGTAACCGTCAATGCTCCTAAATTGAATGTGAAAATAAATCCCGAACACCTGGAACGGATCCTGCTGCATTTGCTGGAAAACGCCGCCGAATATACTCCCGTTGGGGGAAAGATTTGGCTGGATTTCAAAAAGCGCGGCGCCCATACCCACCAGTTCGTCATCAGCGACACCGGTTGCGGCATTCCGGAAGAACAGCGCGAAAACATCTTCAAGCCTTTTGCCGAAATCAAAGATCTGACACAGGGAGACGGTTTGGGACTACCCATCTGTTCACTGATTGCCACCAAGATGAACGGTTCGTTGACACTGGACGGCAGCTACACCAAAGGAGCAAGGTTTGTATTGGAACTGCACGCTTGA
- a CDS encoding nucleoside kinase — MKHMLQICCKNNNISKEFTIGSSLLEIYYGFNLNFPYQVVSAKVNNRSEGLNFRVYNNKDVEFLDVRDSSGMRTYVRSLCFILYKAVNELFPEGKLFVEHPVSKGYFCNLRLGRPIELEDVAAIKKRMQEIIAEDIPYHRVECHTAEAVRIFSERGMNDKVKLLETSGSLYTYYYMLGDTVDYYYGNLLPSTGFVKMFDIVKYYGGLLLRIPNKENPNILEEVVKQEKMLDVFKEHLRWNYIMGLSNVGDFNLACEEGHATDLINVAEALQEKKIAQIADEIYHRGENGNRVKLVLISGPSSSGKTTFSKRLSVQLMTNGLRPYPISLDNYFVDREETPRDENGNYDYESLYALDLELFNTQLQALLRGEEVELPRFNFTLGKKEYKGDRLRIDEHTILILEGIHALNPELTPQIPVASKYKIYVSALTTISLDDHNWIPTTDNRLLRRIIRDFNYRGYSARETISRWSSVRAGEDKWIFPYQENADVMFNSALLFEFAVLRCHAEPILTSVPRNCPEYAEAYRLLKFIKYFTPVQDKEIPPTSLLREFLGGSSFKY, encoded by the coding sequence ATGAAACACATGTTACAAATTTGTTGCAAAAATAACAATATTTCCAAAGAATTCACTATTGGAAGCTCACTTTTGGAAATTTATTACGGTTTTAATCTCAATTTTCCTTACCAGGTGGTTAGCGCCAAGGTAAACAACCGATCGGAAGGACTGAATTTCCGCGTTTACAATAACAAAGATGTAGAGTTTCTTGACGTGCGCGATTCTTCGGGCATGCGTACTTATGTACGTTCGCTTTGTTTCATTCTTTACAAAGCTGTCAACGAACTTTTTCCCGAAGGCAAGCTGTTTGTGGAGCATCCGGTATCCAAAGGCTACTTCTGCAACCTGCGCCTCGGCCGCCCCATCGAATTGGAAGATGTGGCAGCCATCAAGAAACGGATGCAGGAAATCATCGCCGAAGACATCCCTTATCATCGCGTAGAATGCCATACAGCCGAAGCGGTACGTATTTTCAGCGAACGGGGCATGAATGACAAGGTGAAACTACTGGAAACCTCCGGTTCACTCTATACCTATTATTATATGCTGGGCGATACCGTAGATTATTATTACGGTAACTTGTTACCCAGCACCGGTTTCGTCAAGATGTTCGACATCGTAAAGTATTATGGCGGTCTGCTGCTGCGCATCCCTAATAAAGAGAATCCGAATATCCTGGAAGAGGTGGTGAAACAGGAGAAAATGCTGGATGTATTCAAAGAACATCTGCGCTGGAACTACATCATGGGATTGAGTAATGTAGGCGACTTCAACCTTGCATGTGAAGAAGGTCATGCTACAGACCTTATCAATGTGGCAGAAGCCCTGCAGGAAAAGAAAATCGCCCAAATAGCCGATGAGATTTACCACCGCGGTGAAAACGGCAACCGGGTGAAGCTCGTCCTCATTTCCGGCCCGTCATCTTCGGGCAAGACGACATTCAGCAAACGGCTCAGCGTGCAACTGATGACTAATGGACTGCGTCCGTACCCCATCTCATTGGACAATTACTTTGTGGATCGCGAGGAAACTCCGCGCGATGAAAATGGCAACTATGACTATGAATCGCTATATGCCCTTGACCTTGAACTCTTCAACACACAGCTACAAGCATTGCTCCGGGGTGAAGAAGTGGAACTTCCACGCTTCAACTTCACCCTCGGAAAGAAAGAATACAAAGGAGACAGGCTACGCATTGATGAACATACCATACTCATACTGGAAGGTATCCATGCCCTGAACCCCGAACTGACGCCTCAAATCCCGGTGGCAAGCAAATACAAGATTTATGTGTCCGCCCTCACCACCATCTCACTGGATGACCACAACTGGATTCCCACAACAGACAACCGGCTGCTGCGCCGCATTATTCGCGACTTCAACTACCGGGGATATTCAGCCCGCGAAACCATCTCCCGGTGGTCGAGCGTACGTGCCGGCGAGGACAAATGGATATTCCCCTATCAGGAAAATGCAGATGTCATGTTCAACTCTGCCCTGCTGTTCGAGTTTGCCGTACTGCGCTGCCATGCGGAACCCATACTCACCAGTGTTCCCCGCAATTGTCCGGAATACGCGGAAGCCTACCGCCTACTGAAGTTCATCAAATACTTCACTCCCGTACAAGACAAGGAGATCCCCCCGACCTCGCTGCTAAGAGAATTCTTAGGGGGAAGCAGCTTTAAATACTAA
- a CDS encoding Na/Pi cotransporter family protein, with product MEYSFYDFLKLLGSLALFLYGMKIMSEGLQKFAGDRLRRILTAMTTNRVTGVLTGVLITALIQSSSATTVMVVSFVNAGLLTLSQSIGVIMGANIGTTVTAWIISALGFKVDIAAFALPLLAFGIPLLFSQKSSRKSIGEFIFGFAFLFMGLSYLKNNAPDLSQNPDMLAFVQDYTDMGYVSILLFVLIGTVLTMIVQASAATMAITLIMCANGWISFELGAALVLGENIGTTITANLAALTGNTQARRAALAHLVFNVFGVFWVLCLFIPFTNGVSWFVENVMGANDPAVAVSFKLSAFHTCFNICNVLILIWFVKFIERTVCAIIPMKEQDEEYRLRFISGGMLSTAELSILQASKEIHLFAERTRRMFGMVQDLLHTEKDDDFNKVFSRVEKYENISDSMELEIANYLNQVSEGRLSSESKLQIRAMLREVTEIESIGDSCYNLARTINRKRQTNQDFTEKQYEHIHFMMKLTDDALAQMIVVVECPEHQSIDVNKSFNIENEINNYRNQLKNQNILDVNNKEYDYQMGVYYMDIIAECEKLGDYVVNVVEAGSDIKEKKIA from the coding sequence ATGGAATATTCTTTTTATGATTTTTTAAAGCTGCTCGGTTCGTTGGCTTTATTCCTGTATGGTATGAAGATTATGAGTGAGGGGCTTCAAAAATTTGCCGGCGACAGATTGCGGAGAATTCTGACTGCGATGACCACTAATAGGGTGACCGGTGTTTTAACAGGCGTGTTGATTACGGCATTGATTCAGTCTTCCTCAGCCACTACGGTAATGGTCGTAAGTTTTGTCAATGCAGGACTTCTGACACTTTCGCAATCCATTGGCGTCATTATGGGAGCCAATATCGGTACTACTGTTACGGCATGGATTATTTCAGCTTTGGGTTTCAAGGTCGATATAGCGGCTTTTGCACTTCCTCTCCTCGCCTTTGGCATTCCTCTTCTCTTTTCTCAAAAAAGTTCCCGAAAGTCGATAGGTGAATTCATTTTCGGTTTTGCATTCTTGTTTATGGGGCTCTCTTATCTGAAAAACAATGCACCGGATCTAAGCCAGAATCCCGATATGTTGGCTTTTGTGCAGGATTATACCGATATGGGATATGTCTCTATTCTTCTTTTTGTATTGATAGGTACTGTATTAACCATGATTGTGCAGGCTTCTGCGGCAACAATGGCTATCACTCTCATTATGTGTGCCAATGGGTGGATCAGTTTTGAGCTGGGAGCGGCGTTGGTTTTGGGTGAGAACATCGGTACTACCATTACCGCAAATCTTGCCGCATTGACTGGTAATACTCAGGCCAGGAGGGCTGCTTTGGCCCATCTGGTATTCAATGTGTTTGGGGTTTTCTGGGTGTTGTGTCTGTTCATTCCTTTTACGAACGGTGTATCATGGTTTGTTGAAAATGTGATGGGGGCAAATGATCCTGCCGTAGCGGTATCTTTTAAACTTTCTGCATTTCACACCTGTTTCAATATCTGTAATGTGTTGATTTTGATTTGGTTTGTGAAGTTCATAGAAAGGACGGTCTGTGCGATAATTCCGATGAAAGAGCAGGACGAGGAATATCGTCTGCGTTTCATTTCCGGGGGGATGCTTTCCACGGCAGAACTCTCCATCTTGCAGGCGAGCAAGGAGATCCATCTGTTTGCCGAACGTACACGCCGTATGTTTGGCATGGTACAGGATTTGCTGCATACCGAGAAAGATGATGATTTTAATAAGGTGTTCAGCCGTGTGGAGAAATACGAGAATATCAGCGACAGCATGGAACTGGAAATTGCCAATTATTTAAATCAGGTATCCGAGGGGCGTCTGAGTTCTGAAAGTAAGTTGCAGATACGTGCCATGCTGCGTGAAGTAACCGAAATAGAAAGCATTGGTGACAGTTGCTACAACTTGGCACGTACCATCAACCGTAAACGCCAGACCAATCAGGATTTTACGGAAAAGCAATATGAGCATATCCATTTCATGATGAAACTTACGGACGATGCTCTGGCACAAATGATTGTCGTAGTAGAGTGCCCCGAACATCAAAGTATAGATGTGAACAAGTCCTTCAATATTGAAAATGAAATAAATAATTATCGCAACCAACTGAAAAATCAAAATATTCTGGATGTTAACAATAAGGAATATGATTACCAGATGGGTGTATATTACATGGATATCATTGCGGAATGTGAGAAGCTGGGTGACTATGTAGTGAATGTGGTAGAAGCCGGCAGCGATATAAAGGAAAAGAAGATAGCCTGA
- the rd gene encoding rubredoxin, producing the protein MEKYICTVCDYIYDPEKGDPDSGIDPGTAFEDIPEDWTCPLCGVGKEDFEKLEE; encoded by the coding sequence ATGGAAAAATACATTTGCACTGTTTGCGACTACATTTATGACCCGGAAAAAGGTGACCCCGATAGTGGAATTGACCCGGGAACTGCTTTTGAAGATATTCCTGAAGACTGGACTTGCCCTCTATGCGGAGTAGGTAAAGAAGATTTCGAGAAGTTGGAAGAATAA
- a CDS encoding PAS domain-containing sensor histidine kinase translates to MQMTNELFGAIMRNIHAYVLLIDRDFTVFYTNYYDITGTEKPDKPKRVGDLLRCSNALSAAGGCGTHELCSVCPVRQAIEQAYCARRNFVDLEAVLNVKGADGKAVECDTYVSGEYMEIEGRDCMVITVHDITRLKQVEVELRQAREKAENADRSKSVFLANMSHEIRTPLNAIVGFSELLASASSEEEKAQFLGIVQNNNEMLQQLIADILDLSKIEAGTLEFVFSDIDINQLMSDLEQQFRMRLKEQGSAVQVIRETPPEGCVMHMDRNRLAQVIANFMTNAMKFTDEGSITLGYRTNEDGFYFYVKDTGSGIPKEKLPTIFDRFVKLEQEKKGTGLGLSICQTIVSKLGGKIGVDSEVGKGSTFWFTLPRLI, encoded by the coding sequence ATGCAAATGACTAATGAATTGTTCGGAGCGATAATGCGGAATATTCATGCTTATGTTTTGCTGATTGACCGTGATTTCACCGTGTTCTATACTAATTATTATGATATAACCGGTACGGAGAAGCCCGACAAGCCTAAGAGGGTAGGCGATCTTCTGCGTTGTAGTAATGCCTTGTCCGCCGCGGGTGGTTGCGGTACGCATGAACTTTGTTCGGTTTGTCCTGTGAGACAGGCTATTGAACAAGCCTATTGCGCACGTCGGAATTTTGTTGATCTGGAGGCTGTCTTGAATGTCAAGGGTGCGGATGGCAAGGCTGTGGAATGCGATACCTATGTTTCGGGAGAGTATATGGAGATTGAGGGCCGTGATTGTATGGTGATTACTGTACATGATATAACCCGCTTGAAGCAGGTTGAAGTTGAGTTGAGACAGGCAAGGGAAAAGGCAGAGAATGCCGATCGTTCCAAATCTGTCTTCCTTGCGAATATGAGCCATGAAATCCGGACACCTCTGAATGCGATTGTGGGGTTTTCGGAGCTATTGGCATCTGCTTCGTCAGAGGAAGAAAAGGCACAGTTCCTGGGGATTGTTCAAAATAACAATGAAATGTTGCAGCAGTTGATCGCCGATATTCTGGACTTGTCAAAAATAGAAGCGGGAACACTGGAGTTTGTTTTTTCGGACATAGATATCAATCAACTGATGTCAGACCTTGAACAGCAGTTCCGCATGAGGCTGAAAGAACAGGGATCGGCGGTACAGGTTATCCGTGAAACACCCCCGGAAGGCTGTGTGATGCATATGGACAGGAATCGTCTGGCTCAGGTTATTGCTAATTTCATGACGAATGCCATGAAGTTTACTGACGAAGGAAGCATAACCTTGGGTTACAGGACTAATGAAGATGGCTTTTATTTTTATGTGAAAGACACCGGAAGTGGCATTCCTAAGGAGAAGCTGCCAACTATCTTTGACCGCTTTGTGAAGCTGGAACAGGAAAAGAAAGGCACAGGCTTGGGACTTTCCATCTGTCAGACCATTGTCAGTAAATTAGGTGGTAAGATTGGGGTAGATTCTGAAGTGGGCAAAGGTTCTACATTCTGGTTTACTTTGCCGCGTCTTATTTAA
- a CDS encoding glycosyltransferase family 2 protein translates to MNKTSLYKFTIVVPIYNEEENISALEEKLGKYLSHAACKSCLLFVNDGSSDRSLEGIKKMCQQNPDFYYISYSQNKGLSAAIKAGIDETESNYVGYIDADLQTDPEDFNLLLTDIEQYTLVTGIRANRKDSGFKKLQSRIANGFRRRMTHDGMQDTGCPLKVMHTDAAKRIPFFTGMHRFLPALILLQEGGSVRQVPVRHYPRVAGVSKYHLWNRLVSPFLDCFAYRWMKKRYINCSVAERNTVA, encoded by the coding sequence ATGAATAAAACATCTTTGTATAAATTTACTATTGTTGTGCCCATCTACAACGAAGAGGAGAATATTTCGGCTTTGGAAGAAAAGTTAGGTAAGTATCTTTCTCATGCTGCCTGTAAATCTTGCCTTTTGTTTGTCAATGACGGTTCATCCGACCGTAGTTTGGAAGGCATCAAGAAGATGTGCCAACAGAACCCCGATTTCTATTACATTTCCTATTCTCAGAACAAAGGCTTGAGTGCTGCCATTAAGGCAGGTATTGACGAAACGGAATCGAATTATGTGGGTTATATAGATGCTGACTTGCAGACCGATCCGGAAGATTTCAACCTGCTTCTGACTGACATCGAGCAATATACATTGGTGACAGGAATCCGGGCAAATCGCAAAGATTCGGGTTTCAAGAAGTTGCAATCGCGCATTGCCAATGGATTTCGTCGCCGGATGACACACGATGGTATGCAGGATACCGGTTGCCCTCTGAAGGTGATGCATACTGATGCTGCCAAACGCATACCATTCTTCACCGGGATGCACCGCTTTCTTCCCGCTTTGATTCTTCTTCAAGAAGGCGGAAGCGTCAGGCAGGTTCCGGTTCGGCACTATCCTCGCGTGGCAGGAGTTTCCAAATATCATTTGTGGAACCGTTTGGTGTCTCCATTCTTAGATTGCTTTGCTTACCGGTGGATGAAGAAACGATATATCAATTGTAGCGTTGCGGAACGAAATACTGTAGCATAG